ATCGACTGGTCGTCGTCGCCGACGCAGCAAATGTTCTTGACGTGGTTCTTCTCCCTCTCCCCGTCCTTCACGGGGGCGCGACGAGCTTCGCTCGCGCTGAGAGCGTCGGGGTGAGGGGCCGTCTCGACAAGCTCGGCGCTCGGGGAGTCCCCCTCACCCCCCGCGTTTTGCGCGTCGGCCTCTCCCGGCAAGCGGGGAGAGGCGAAAGAAGAAGGCGCCTGCGACAGCAGCCGCAGCCACAGATATTGTGCGACGTTGGTGTCCTGATATTCGTCGACCAGGATGAACTTGAAGCGCTGTTGATACTGCCGCAGGATGTCCGGGTGCTCGCGGAAGATGCGGATGTTCTCCAGCAAGAGATCGCCGAAATCGGCGGCGTTGAGGATCTTCAGCCGCTCCTGATAGCTCGCGTAGAGCTTGCCGCCCTTGCCGTTGGCGAACATCGCGGCTTCGCCCGAGGGCACCTGCGAGGGCATCAGGCCGCGGTTCTTCCAGCCGTCGATCAGGCCGGCCAGCATGCGCGCCGGCCAGCGCTTGTCGTCGATGTTCTCGGCCTGCAGGAGCTGTTTCAAGAGCCGCACCTGGTCGTCGACATCGAGCACGGTGAAGTTTGACTTGAGCTGCGCCAGCTCGGCATGGAAGCGCAGGATGCGGCCGCCGATGGAGTGGAAGGTGCCGAGCCACGGCATGCCCTCCACGGCGTGGCCGAGCATCTGGCCGAGCCGGTGCTTCATCTCGCGCGCGGCCTTGTTGGTGAAGGTCACCGACAGGATCTCGGCAGGGCGGGCACGGCCCTGGCTCAGGATATGGGCGATGCGCGTGGTCAGCACGCGCGTCTTGCCGGTGCCGGCGCCGGCCAGCACCAGGACCGGGCCATCCAGCGTCTCGACAGCCTCGCGCTGCTCGGGATTGAGCCCGGTCAGATATTTCGGGCCCACCGAGGCGCGTGCACGCGCGGCGATGCCGCCGGCTGCGGGCTGGTGGTCGGGTACGCCTGTGATCTTGCTCGGCTCGGTCATGCGAATCATTGGCCCCACGATGGCACCGCGGGGTGGCGGAAGGGAGCCTTCTTAACAGGGATTGGCCCCTATATGGGGCGGCCCGGCTGGGTTTTCCACGCGCGCGGCAGGTCGATTTTGTTCCTCAGCGCGGTGCGAATTTCCAACGGCTGGCGGCCGGAACCAATGTTCCGAGGTGACGATTGTTTCCGCAAGTGAGGCGCCTCAGCGCCGATCGCGGACAGACATCGAAACAGAGGTTTTGACCATGCTGAGCTGGGTTGTGACGTTTCTGGTTATCGCACTGATCGCCGGTATCCTGGGCTTTGGCGGCCTTGCCGGCGCGTCGATCGAAATCGCCAAGATCATCTTCTTCGTCGCGGTGGTGCTGTTCCTGGTCTCGGCCGTGGTCGGTCTCGCCCGCGGCCGCAGGATCTAGCGCTATCTCTTCGAGGGCATCGCCACGTTCCGGCCGATGCCCTCGGGTCGCGCCAGCGCGCTATGGGCCTTGGCGATGCCTGCGATGCGACGTTGAATATCGGGTGGAAAGGCCGCAACGCGACGTGCGTGCATGTCCATGTGCAGCGACATGTTCTCGGACGTCGCCGACAGCCAGCCTTCGCTGCCGTGGCGCATCTCCTCGAACGTGTGCAGCCGCTTGTCGTCGGCCTCCAGCAGCCACACCAGGATCTGCACGGGATCGCCGAGATGGATTTCGCGCAAATAGCGGACATGGCATTCGGCGGTGAAAGTCGAGCCCTGGCGCTCTTTCTTGTAGACCGGCCCAATTCCGAGCTCGAGCCAGAACTCGTCGATCGCCCGGTCGAACATCACGTTGTAATAGGCCATGTTGAGATGGCCGTTGTAGTCGATCCATTGCGGCTCGATCTGCATGATCGAGGAGCGGAACGGCTCGGC
The genomic region above belongs to Bradyrhizobium sp. CCBAU 53338 and contains:
- a CDS encoding DUF1328 domain-containing protein, whose translation is MLSWVVTFLVIALIAGILGFGGLAGASIEIAKIIFFVAVVLFLVSAVVGLARGRRI
- a CDS encoding thioesterase family protein, which produces MPESAASKPAEPFRSSIMQIEPQWIDYNGHLNMAYYNVMFDRAIDEFWLELGIGPVYKKERQGSTFTAECHVRYLREIHLGDPVQILVWLLEADDKRLHTFEEMRHGSEGWLSATSENMSLHMDMHARRVAAFPPDIQRRIAGIAKAHSALARPEGIGRNVAMPSKR